The genomic interval TTCATTTTGTAGGCATTGGTGGCATTGGGCTTTCTGCCTTAGCCAAATATTTAAAACAAGAGGGCTACGAAATCACGGGCTCCGATGTGAAAGCGAGTAAAATTACAGCAGGACTCGAAGAGATGGGCATTCCTGTGCGTATCCCACACGATCCTGCGTGCATAACCGATCAAGATTTGGTGGTGTTTTCTGCTGTGATAAAACCCGATAACATCGAGCTTGCACGCGCTCGTGAAAAGGGAATGACGATCATGCCACGTCGTGAGGCACTGCTGTTTATCTTAAAAAACAGACGTGTTTTTTCGGTTTGCGGAGCTCACGGTAAAAGTACGACGAGTGCGATGCTCGCTTCGATGGTGGAGGGCTCTTTGGTTATTGGTGCGGAGAGCAAGCAGTATGGCTCAAATATGTACTACAAAGAGGGCAACAATGTCATTTTTGAAGCCGATGAAAGCGATGCGAGCTTTTTAAATTCCAATCCCTACATTGCGATTGTGACCAACGCGGAACCGGAGCATATGGAGTATTATAACTACGATTATGACCGATTTTACGGGGCGTATCGACACTTTTTAGAGAGTGCGAAGATTCGGGTGATTAACGCGGAAGATCCTTTTTTAAGCACGCTTACGGAACTTGAAGCCGATCGTCTCTATCCGAGTCGTGACATCAGCGGCATTGAGACCGTGATGTGTGATGGTGAACCTTTTACCTCCTTTGTACTCAAAGATTTGGGGCGTTTTGAAGTCTGGGGGATTGGTGCGCATATGGCACTCGATGCTTCATTGGCAATTCTAGCAAGTCTGCATGAGATGGATGTAGAAACGGCGCGTGAAAAACTTAAAAACTACAAAGGCATCAAAAAGCGTTTTGATCTTTTGACCAAGCATGAAAACTTTGCGTTGATTGATGATTATGGGCATCACCCCACCGAGATCAAAGCGACTTTGGAGTCTGCGACACAAT from Sulfurospirillum multivorans DSM 12446 carries:
- the murC gene encoding UDP-N-acetylmuramate--L-alanine ligase, yielding MKKVHFVGIGGIGLSALAKYLKQEGYEITGSDVKASKITAGLEEMGIPVRIPHDPACITDQDLVVFSAVIKPDNIELARAREKGMTIMPRREALLFILKNRRVFSVCGAHGKSTTSAMLASMVEGSLVIGAESKQYGSNMYYKEGNNVIFEADESDASFLNSNPYIAIVTNAEPEHMEYYNYDYDRFYGAYRHFLESAKIRVINAEDPFLSTLTELEADRLYPSRDISGIETVMCDGEPFTSFVLKDLGRFEVWGIGAHMALDASLAILASLHEMDVETAREKLKNYKGIKKRFDLLTKHENFALIDDYGHHPTEIKATLESATQYAALIGLKKVTAIWQPHKYSRTIDNLQSFVNCFEGVDQLVILPVWRAGEKEVFIDFEKEFARYSPLFPPRVYRKDDSIEIFPCEANQHIFDEGLVISFGAGDITYQLRGAM